In a genomic window of Corynebacterium choanae:
- a CDS encoding histidinol-phosphate transaminase, giving the protein MTFTLRDDLGQIPPYVPGKRAPEAVKLSSNEVQLPPLPAAVAAMADAAATANRYPDMSVHELKHELANHLHIDAAQVTCGCGSSALCQQLVQATCRPGEEVIFPWRSFEAYPIFAMVTGATPVPVPLTDSHHVDLVAMAQAITDQTRLIFVCNPNNPTGTTVTKQAFAEFMAAVGSNIVVALDEAYFEYVRDDDTPNAAELLAVYPNLVGLRTFSKAYGLAGVRVGYAFGHAEIIAAVERCALPFGVSGVAQAGALASLAAQHELLARTDVTVRVRDTFQTAVGAVPSQANFVWIPTPDAVDIAAHLAARGVLVRAFPEGIRITVTDEREMDVALQALQAVIEDTGALQQ; this is encoded by the coding sequence ATGACGTTCACCCTGCGCGATGATCTTGGCCAAATTCCTCCCTATGTTCCCGGTAAACGGGCACCGGAAGCGGTGAAGTTATCGTCGAATGAGGTGCAGTTGCCGCCACTGCCAGCCGCAGTAGCAGCAATGGCCGACGCGGCCGCGACCGCCAACCGCTATCCCGACATGTCGGTGCATGAACTAAAACATGAGCTCGCCAACCATCTTCACATTGACGCAGCACAGGTGACCTGTGGCTGCGGATCATCGGCACTGTGTCAACAACTCGTGCAAGCCACCTGTCGCCCCGGTGAGGAAGTCATATTTCCGTGGCGTTCATTCGAGGCCTATCCGATTTTCGCAATGGTCACCGGTGCCACCCCGGTGCCTGTTCCACTCACCGACAGCCACCACGTCGATCTCGTGGCAATGGCGCAGGCGATCACCGACCAGACACGGCTAATTTTTGTCTGCAATCCAAACAATCCCACCGGCACAACAGTCACGAAACAGGCTTTTGCCGAGTTTATGGCGGCAGTCGGCTCCAATATTGTTGTGGCGCTTGACGAGGCATATTTCGAATATGTTCGCGACGATGACACCCCCAATGCTGCGGAACTTTTGGCTGTATATCCCAACCTGGTGGGTTTGCGGACGTTTTCGAAAGCCTACGGTCTCGCCGGTGTGCGGGTTGGCTACGCCTTCGGCCACGCAGAAATCATTGCTGCTGTCGAACGATGTGCACTGCCATTTGGTGTTTCCGGGGTGGCACAAGCAGGAGCGCTGGCTTCTCTTGCGGCACAACACGAGCTGCTTGCCCGCACTGATGTGACGGTGCGGGTACGAGACACCTTCCAAACAGCAGTCGGGGCTGTGCCCTCACAGGCGAATTTTGTGTGGATTCCTACCCCCGACGCTGTAGACATTGCAGCTCACCTCGCCGCACGAGGGGTGCTAGTGCGAGCCTTCCCGGAAGGTATTCGCATCACCGTCACTGATGAGCGGGAGATGGATGTCGCATTGCAGGCTCTCCAAGCCGTCATAGAGGACACGGGGGCGTTACAGCAGTAA
- a CDS encoding S9 family peptidase: MSLPHPSAKKIPAIRSFHGHEMVDDYEWLRDKDNPETIAYLEAENEYTSQRTEHLVPLQEKLFAEYKSRIKETDMSVPVYYKGYFYYVRTVEGQSYPISCRIKAEGGETVPPVIEPTTPHPREEIMLDVNELAEGHDFFQIAELAVVMPGNLIAYSTDAAGDERFTIYVKDLTSGELLDDVIEGTAGSVVWAGKDYFFYCRVDDMWRPNQVWRHKIGDDPANDVLVFEETDERFWLGVSVDRAEQYIYIESASKLSSEVHVIPFASPTDEPQCLAPRRPEVEYSVAYAEVGGDPYWLVMHNTAGPNFEIGYTPLSIPFDFDKLTQLIPHRDDVRITGLDTFASQILLGYRAGAIGRMAIMDVRDGFSTFEEVTFDEELFSAGPSTNMDWDARSLRMSVETFTKPHKLFLLDLDTGERTIIKEQEVLGGYNPDDYKATRLWAKAEDGARIPISLIHRADLDMNTPHPLLLVGYGSYEVTLDPGFSAFRLSKLDRGMIVAIAHIRGGGEMGRLWYDNGKMLTKRNTFTDFIAAADHLIHRGVTTPEMLVASGGSAGGLLMGAVANMAPEKFTAIEADVPFVDPLTSMLMPELPLTVTEWEEWGDPLHDPQVYEYMASYAPYDNVSAQRYPNILATTSLNDTRVLYVEPAKWVAKLRDLATGGEFLLKTEMAAGHGGVSGRYESWRQTAFSDAWIINQATGLLE, translated from the coding sequence ATGAGTTTGCCCCATCCATCAGCAAAGAAAATCCCTGCAATCCGCAGCTTCCACGGCCATGAGATGGTCGACGACTACGAGTGGCTGCGCGACAAAGACAATCCAGAAACCATCGCCTATCTTGAGGCGGAAAACGAATACACTTCGCAGCGCACTGAACACCTTGTTCCGCTGCAAGAAAAACTGTTCGCGGAATACAAGTCCCGCATCAAAGAAACCGACATGTCCGTGCCGGTGTACTACAAGGGCTACTTCTACTATGTCCGCACTGTGGAAGGGCAAAGCTATCCGATTAGCTGCCGCATCAAGGCGGAAGGAGGCGAAACAGTACCACCTGTTATCGAACCAACCACCCCGCATCCACGCGAAGAAATCATGCTCGATGTCAACGAGCTTGCTGAAGGTCACGACTTCTTCCAAATCGCGGAACTGGCGGTGGTCATGCCGGGCAATCTCATCGCCTATTCCACCGACGCGGCAGGCGATGAACGCTTCACCATCTATGTCAAAGACCTCACCTCCGGGGAACTGTTGGATGATGTCATCGAAGGCACTGCCGGATCGGTGGTTTGGGCTGGTAAAGACTATTTCTTCTACTGTCGAGTCGATGACATGTGGCGCCCCAACCAAGTGTGGCGGCACAAGATCGGTGATGATCCAGCCAACGATGTGCTCGTGTTCGAAGAAACCGATGAGCGGTTTTGGCTGGGAGTATCCGTCGACCGGGCAGAACAATACATCTACATCGAATCGGCTTCGAAACTCAGCTCAGAGGTGCATGTTATCCCCTTCGCGTCGCCCACTGACGAGCCGCAATGTCTCGCACCCCGCCGCCCCGAGGTGGAATATTCCGTCGCCTATGCCGAAGTTGGCGGCGACCCCTACTGGCTGGTGATGCACAATACGGCAGGCCCTAACTTCGAGATCGGCTACACCCCGCTATCGATCCCGTTTGATTTCGACAAGCTCACCCAACTAATTCCGCACCGCGACGATGTGCGAATCACCGGATTGGACACCTTCGCCAGCCAGATTCTGCTCGGCTACCGGGCGGGTGCCATCGGCCGAATGGCGATTATGGATGTTCGCGACGGATTTTCTACCTTTGAGGAAGTCACCTTCGACGAGGAACTCTTTAGTGCCGGTCCGTCCACGAACATGGATTGGGATGCGCGTTCGCTGCGGATGAGTGTGGAAACCTTCACCAAGCCCCACAAACTGTTCCTGCTCGACCTTGACACTGGTGAACGCACCATCATCAAGGAGCAGGAAGTCCTCGGCGGCTACAACCCTGACGACTACAAGGCAACCCGCCTGTGGGCGAAAGCTGAAGATGGTGCCCGCATTCCGATCTCGCTGATTCATCGCGCTGATCTGGACATGAACACCCCACATCCGCTGCTGCTTGTCGGCTATGGCTCCTATGAGGTGACACTCGATCCAGGATTCTCTGCGTTTCGCCTGTCCAAGCTGGATCGCGGCATGATTGTGGCGATTGCGCATATTCGCGGCGGCGGGGAGATGGGTCGTCTGTGGTATGACAACGGCAAAATGCTCACCAAACGCAACACATTCACCGACTTTATTGCGGCTGCTGACCATCTGATTCACCGCGGGGTCACCACCCCGGAGATGCTGGTGGCCTCTGGCGGCAGCGCCGGTGGGCTGCTGATGGGTGCGGTTGCCAACATGGCCCCGGAGAAGTTCACCGCTATTGAAGCGGATGTGCCGTTCGTCGATCCGCTCACCTCGATGCTCATGCCTGAACTGCCGTTGACTGTCACCGAATGGGAAGAATGGGGTGATCCTCTGCACGATCCACAGGTCTATGAGTACATGGCCTCCTATGCGCCCTATGACAATGTGTCTGCGCAGCGCTATCCCAACATTTTGGCGACGACCTCCCTCAACGACACCCGGGTGCTCTACGTTGAGCCTGCGAAATGGGTTGCAAAACTGCGGGATCTTGCCACCGGTGGTGAATTCCTGCTGAAAACAGAGATGGCCGCCGGCCACGGCGGGGTGTCTGGCCGTTACGAGTCGTGGCGGCAAACTGCATTTAGCGACGCGTGGATTATCAATCAGGCAACCGGTTTGCTCGAGTAA